In Deinococcus sp. JMULE3, the genomic window GCACGTACGCCGTCGCGGGCGTCCAGCACGGCCTGTCGCAGTTCAGGCGTGAAGTCCACCACCCGGCGCTTGTGGCTCGCAGCGTGGTAGATGAAGCCCTCGGACATGGGCTGGCCGAACATCTCCTCCAGGCACAGGGCCTGTGCGCACAGTTGCACCTCGTCCGCGAGGCGGGGTTTCGCGCGGCCCGACTTGTACTCGACGGGGCGGTGGGTGCCGTCTGGAAGGACCTCGATGACGTCGGATTTCCCGGTGATGCCGAGTTTAAGCGAGTACAGCGTGAGGGCCCGCAAGGTTCTCACACCCTTCCGTTCCTCGTTCCCCCCTGCGTGAACGCGTTCGTGCGTCTGGTTGCCGCGCGTCACGAAAGTGTTCTCCCCGAACGTCTGTTCCAGTAGGTTGATGGCCGCCTGTCGCGGGCAGAAAGCGTAGTGCTGCAGCATGGAAAGGTTGATCGGGTCGTCCATTCCCGTCCTCCCGGGAAAGAAATAGGCCAGACGCACCGCAACGTGCGCCCGGCCGAAGGTCATGAGTTCAGCCTTCCACGAGGCGGGTCAGGGTCACGCCTTGCGGCAGGTTCGCGTCGTCCACCTGCACGTCGTAATCCTTGAATTCTCGCGGGGCCAGTTCATTGTTCGTGCGCTTCAAGGTGATGCGCCCCAGCAGCTTGTGAGCGGGCGCGTTGCCGAGTTTGCTGTCGTGGCTGAACACGTAGAGGCCCCGGCAGGCGGTCAGGCCTCGACTGGCGCTGCGGTCCAGGTCCCACATGTTCTCCAGCGCCTGCCACAGCACCTTCAGGTCTTCAGCGCCAAAGCCCGTGTCGGCGGCGAAGGTCGGCACGTAAAACCCATGGGCCATGTAAAGGCCGTAGGGGACAAAAGCCTTGCGGCCCATCGTGCCACTACGGGCGGTTTCGTCGGTCGCGTCCTGTTTCTTGTCGGGGTTCGTGAGGGCTACGCGGGTGATCGCGAAATCCAGGCCGAGAATCGGGTCCTGGCTGCGGGCGAACGTGAACTGCACGGGGCCGCGCACCTGCCCGGCGTTCACCTCCGTGCTCATGACGGCGCCGAAGGTCCGCACGTCGAAGAAGTTGTCGCACATCCACTGCCGCGCCGCGCTGATGTCCTTCTGGGTTTTGTCCTTTTTCGGGTCCTTGCCCAGCGCCGTGTACGCCCGGCCGTGCTGGTTGTTCAGGATCGCACCCTGCTGCACGTAAATCTTGAAGCGTTCCTCCTGGCCGCGCAGGGCGTCCACGTAGTTCCTGACCTTGCGTTTCAGGGCGACGTCCGTGACCAGACCGTGTCCGCTTTCCGGGTCGATGCGGGGCAGGTTTCCGGCGTCCGGGTCGCCGTTCGGGTTGCCGTTCGTCACGTCAAACAGCAGGACGAATTCATGGCGGACTTCCGGGTTGAGCACGGTGGGGTTCAGGTGGGCTTCAGTCATGGTCTTTGTCTCCTTCCGGGGTGGTGGGGTCGCTGGAGGCCTGTTGGAGTTTCCGGTCGTGCGCGGCCTTCTGGCGTTCACGCATCTGTTCGGCCAGGGCGGCTTTCTGGTGATAGAAACCCAGGCTGAACAGCGCCTGCTCCTTGATGGTCAGGGGGCGTTGCGGCACGTCGCGGGGCTGCAACTTCACCATCACGCTTTGCAGCAGGTCCTGCTTCTCGTCGTGACGGAATTTGTTCTCCTTGCGCAGTTTCTGCAGGTGTG contains:
- the cas4 gene encoding CRISPR-associated protein Cas4 encodes the protein MDDPINLSMLQHYAFCPRQAAINLLEQTFGENTFVTRGNQTHERVHAGGNEERKGVRTLRALTLYSLKLGITGKSDVIEVLPDGTHRPVEYKSGRAKPRLADEVQLCAQALCLEEMFGQPMSEGFIYHAASHKRRVVDFTPELRQAVLDARDGVRALLRDRMLPPPAADDRCRLCSLFDECEPFAPRAFPPGYDPFSTTLEDR
- the cas7c gene encoding type I-C CRISPR-associated protein Cas7/Csd2, with amino-acid sequence MTEAHLNPTVLNPEVRHEFVLLFDVTNGNPNGDPDAGNLPRIDPESGHGLVTDVALKRKVRNYVDALRGQEERFKIYVQQGAILNNQHGRAYTALGKDPKKDKTQKDISAARQWMCDNFFDVRTFGAVMSTEVNAGQVRGPVQFTFARSQDPILGLDFAITRVALTNPDKKQDATDETARSGTMGRKAFVPYGLYMAHGFYVPTFAADTGFGAEDLKVLWQALENMWDLDRSASRGLTACRGLYVFSHDSKLGNAPAHKLLGRITLKRTNNELAPREFKDYDVQVDDANLPQGVTLTRLVEG